A stretch of Aedes aegypti strain LVP_AGWG chromosome 2, AaegL5.0 Primary Assembly, whole genome shotgun sequence DNA encodes these proteins:
- the LOC5569821 gene encoding cytochrome P450 9e2 — MGVLEWLAVFVPIVTYLLYRWSTATYDYFREKKIPFVKPYPLFGALWPIFSGKLHPVDATILGYDMFPGRRFSGFFTFRTPSYLIHDPALAKQVLIKDFDHFTDHTSTILPDVDPVLGRNLFFMDGQRWRHGRSGLSPAFTGSKMRNMFVLLSNYVDGAMKRLAQDAGPRKMELELRDLFQKVGNDIITSISFGVDVDSIHNPNNEFYKRGQKVTATGGIQGFKVFLTTVIPGSVFKFFGVKVLPKEAADFYVDVISKTVKQREEYKIVRPDFIHLFMQARKNELKEDKADEELKDAGYSTVEEHLQSTTRGNQHTDLDIAAVAVSFFFGGIETTSSVLSFVLYELCLNPTIQHKLQDEIDLVRDQLEGNPLSYEVLQKMKYMDMVVSETLRRWAPLGIVSRKCVKPYTFEDHDGTKVTVEKGHIIQIPLQSFHRDPNFFPDPYRFDPERFSDENKHKIKQDTYIPFGSGPRNCIGSRLALMQTKCVLFYLFANFSVEFSEKMDVPIKLNKMALSYTAQNGFWFHFAARGVKT, encoded by the exons ATGGGTGTGTTGGAGTGGCTTGCTGTGTTCGTTCCCATAGTTACGTATCTGCTCTACCGCTGGAGCACTGCCACCTACGATTATTTTAGAGAGAAGAAGATTCCATTCGTTAAACCGTATCCACTGTTTGGCGCACTATGGCCGATTTTCTCCGGGAAGCTTCATCCGGTGGATGCGACCATATTGGGGTACGATATGTTCCCGGGACGTCGCTTTTCCGGTTTCTTCACCTTCCGTACCCCGAGCTACCTGATACATGATCCCGCGTTGGCGAAACAGGTGTTGATCAAGGATTTTGATCATTTCACCGATCACACCAGTACCATATTGCCGGATGTGGACCCTGTGCTAGGACGAAACTTATTCTTCATGGACGGACAAAGATGGCGTCACGGGAGATCGGGATTGAGTCCTGCGTTCACGGGAAGCAAAATGAGAAACATGTTCGTACTACTGTCTAACTATGTGGATGGGGCCATGAAGAGATTGGCTCAAGATGCCGGGCCAAGAAAGATGGAGCTCGAACTTCGTGATCTGTTTCAAAA ggttgGTAATGATATCATAACTTCGATTTCATTTGGCGTCGATGTTGATTCCATTCACAATCCcaacaacgaattttacaaGAGAGGTCAAAAAGTTACTGCAACGGGAGGCATTCAGGGTTTTAAGGTGTTTCTGACCACAGTGATTCCTGGAAGTGTATTCAAATTCTTCGGCGTCAAAGTACTTCCAAAAGAAGCAGCCGATTTTTACGTAGATGTTATTTCAAAAACCGTTAAACAACGTGAAGAGTACAAAATCGTTCGACCAGATTTCATCCATTTGTTTATGCAAGCTCGTAAGAACGAACTCAAAGAAGACAAAGCAGATGAAGAATTGAAAGATGCCGGGTACTCTACGGTTGAAGAACATCTACAGTCGACGACTAGGGGCAATCAGCACACTGATTTGGACATTGCAGCAGTTGCCGTATCCTTCTTTTTTGGGGGCATCGAGACAACGTCGTCGGTTCTCAGCTTCGTTCTCTACGAGTTATGCTTGAATCCCACAATTCAACATAAACTTCAGGACGAAATAGACCTCGTCAGAGATCAGCTAGAAGGAAACCCCTTATCATATGAAGTCCTTCAGAAAATGAAGTACATGGATATGGTCGTCTCGGAAACCCTGCGTCGTTGGGCACCACTGGGAATCGTCAGCAGAAAGTGTGTCAAACCCTACACGTTCGAGGACCATGACGGAACTAAGGTAACCGTCGAAAAAGGACATATCATTCAAATTCCACTGCAGTCGTTCCACCGTGATCCGAACTTTTTCCCCGACCCGTACCGATTCGATCCGGAGCGGTTCTCCGATGAGAACAAACACAAGATCAAGCAGGACACGTACATTCCGTTCGGAAGTGGACCTCGCAATTGCATTGGATCACGGCTGGCTCTCATGCAAACCAAGTGCGTACTGTTCTATTTGTTTGCAAACTTTTCGGTAGAATTCAGCGAGAAGATGGATGTGCCGATCAAGCTGAACAAGATGGCACTGTCCTACACTGCCCAGAATGGGTTTTGGTTCCACTTTGCTGCGAGAGGTGTGAAGACTTGA
- the LOC5569820 gene encoding cytochrome P450 9e2: MFESLALIVPVAAFLVYLWSIATYNYFKKRKIPFVKPYPLIGGLWPALTGKVLPLEAATLGYDMFPKHRFSGYFMFRNPEYLIHDPALAKQVMIKDFDHFTDHTSVFPVEVDPIIGRSLFFMDGQRWRNGRSGMSPAFTGNKMRNMFTLLSKYTDSAMQRLVEDAEKNKLELEIRDLFQKLGNDIITSISFGLDIDSVHNPDSEMFQKGKQLAGTTGFQGFKFFLSMALPSSIYKLFGIRLITKDVADFYLDIVTNTIKYREENNIVRPDFIHLFVQARKNELKEDKTDETLDSAGFTTVQEHIKSSSENSKYSDFGITAVVASFFFGSIETTSTVLCFAMYELAANPEIQQKLQDEIKLVRDQLNDSPLTYEVLQKMKYLDMVVSETLRRWPPLGTTNRVCVKPYTLEDYDGTQVTIEKGQAVQIPIISYHHDPDYFPDPYRFDPERFSDENRDKINQDAFLPYGSGPRNCIGSRLALMQIKSLLFYLLTNFSVEFSEKMDVPIKLKKMSMTYTAQSGFWFNLVPKSVEV, translated from the exons ATGTTCGAGTCGCTTGCTTTGATTGTTCCTGTCGCAGCCTTCTTAGTTTACCTTTGGAGTATCGCTACATACAACTATTTCAAGAAACGGAAGATCCCCTTTGTCAAACCCTACCCACTAATCGGTGGATTATGGCCTGCTTTGACTGGGAAAGTTCTTCCACTGGAAGCGGCCACTTTGGGATACGATATGTTTCCGAAACATCGATTCTCAGGTTACTTTATGTTCCGCAATCCGGAATATCTGATTCATGACCCTGCACTGGCGAAACAGGTGATGATCAAGGATTTCGATCACTTCACCGATCATACCAGCGTATTTCCGGTTGAGGTTGATCCCATCATCGGGCGATCGCTGTTCTTCATGGACGGTCAACGATGGCGAAATGGACGGTCCGGAATGAGCCCGGCTTTCACAGGAAATAAGATGAGGAACATGTTCACGTTGCTGTCGAAGTACACGGATAGTGCTATGCAACGATTGGTCGAAGATGCAGAGAAAAATAAGCTCGAGTTGGAAATTCGTGATCTGTTCCAAAA ACTGGGTAATGACATCATTACCTCGATTTCATTTGGTCTAGACATCGACTCGGTGCACAACCCCGACAGTGAAATGTTCCAAAAGGGGAAACAGCTAGCAGGAACAACTGGTTTTCAAGGATTCAAATTTTTCCTTTCGATGGCGTTGCCCTCTAGCATTTATAAGCTTTTTGGCATTCGGTTGATCACGAAGGACGTTGCTGACTTTTATCTCGACATCGTTACCAATACCATCAAGTATCGCGAGGAGAATAACATTGTTAGACCAGATTTCATTCATTTGTTCGTACAGGCTCGGAAGAATGAACTTAAAGAAGATAAAACGGATGAAACTTTGGACAGTGCTGGATTTACGACGGTTCAAGAACACATTAAATCTTCTTCGGAGAATAGTAAATATTCGGACTTTGGAATCACTGCAGTAGTAGCGTCATTCTTTTTTGGGAGCATTGAAACAACGAGTACCGTACTCTGTTTCGCCATGTATGAACTGGCAGCAAATCCAGAAATTCAACAGAAACTTCAAGATGAAATCAAATTGGTTAGGGATCAACTCAACGACAGCCCTCTGACATATGAGGTATTGCAGAAAATGAAGTACTTGGACATGGTCGTTTCGGAAACTCTACGCCGGTGGCCACCATTAGGAACTACCAATCGAGTTTGTGTCAAACCGTACACGTTGGAAGACTATGACGGAACACAAGTCACTATTGAAAAGGGACAAGCTGTCCAGATCCCAATAATATCTTATCACCATGATCCAGACTATTTCCCAGACCCCTACCGATTCGACCCGGAACGGTTTTCAGACGAAAACAGGGATAAAATCAATCAGGACGCCTTTCTGCCGTATGGCAGTGGGCCTCGGAATTGTATTGGCTCGAGGTTGGCATTGATGCAGATCAAAAGCTTGCTCTTCTATCTACTCACTAACTTTTCGGTGGAATTCTCCGAGAAGATGGACGTTCCGATCAAGCTGAAGAAAATGTCTATGACATATACCGCTCAAAGCGGTTTCTGGTTCAATTTAGTGCCGAAGAGTGTAGAAGTTTAA